In Streptomyces sp. DG2A-72, one genomic interval encodes:
- a CDS encoding DUF397 domain-containing protein — protein MDHDVYDVDDASGVYNGMAATQLHGVAWQKSRHSNSQGSCVEFARLPGGEVAVRNSRFPDGPALVYTRAEIEAMLLGIKDGEFDHLTAG, from the coding sequence GTGGACCACGACGTGTACGACGTTGACGACGCGTCCGGCGTGTACAACGGCATGGCCGCCACCCAACTGCACGGGGTGGCCTGGCAGAAGAGCAGGCACAGCAACTCGCAGGGCTCCTGCGTGGAGTTCGCGCGGCTGCCCGGCGGCGAGGTCGCCGTGCGCAACTCGCGCTTCCCGGACGGTCCCGCGCTCGTCTACACGCGTGCGGAGATCGAGGCGATGCTCCTGGGCATCAAGGACGGCGAGTTCGATCACTTGACAGCGGGTTGA
- a CDS encoding ATP-binding protein, with protein sequence MLEPLRQGLPPLDPAAVSSAASCALPARYEAVREARRFTRRTLDQWELGDRFDDVCLVVSELVTNSLRHALPAPACITEQIPPVRLHLMRWTERLVCAVRDPSDDSPVARDSDDFSAESGRGLFLVDSFSDSWGWHPLAGTMGGKVVWALFLLSAPSSAE encoded by the coding sequence ATGCTCGAGCCGTTACGGCAGGGCCTTCCGCCGCTGGATCCCGCGGCCGTGTCCAGCGCCGCCTCCTGTGCCCTGCCTGCCCGCTACGAAGCGGTGCGCGAGGCGCGGCGGTTCACCCGCAGAACGCTCGACCAGTGGGAACTGGGCGACCGCTTCGACGACGTGTGCCTGGTCGTCTCCGAACTGGTCACCAACTCCCTGCGTCATGCGCTGCCTGCGCCCGCTTGTATCACGGAGCAGATACCGCCCGTGCGCCTGCACCTGATGCGCTGGACGGAGCGGCTGGTGTGCGCGGTGCGCGATCCCAGTGACGACAGCCCGGTCGCGCGCGATTCGGACGACTTCTCGGCGGAATCCGGTCGCGGCCTGTTCCTGGTGGACTCGTTCAGCGACAGCTGGGGCTGGCATCCGCTGGCCGGCACCATGGGCGGCAAGGTCGTCTGGGCGCTGTTCCTGCTGTCGGCGCCCAGCTCGGCCGAGTGA